One genomic window of Malaciobacter molluscorum LMG 25693 includes the following:
- a CDS encoding NADH-quinone oxidoreductase subunit N gives MNQLIFLMPILTVLVASIVLMLLSMYDRFSTKYFIALSSIFLIIALGFSIGTLTNEYSIKVYNDIFNNALIFDSFSNFFTILLIAGTLLTILIGEHYFLHRKYFRGEFFTILMFALFGMILLGNANELVTAFIALEIASFSIYVMVGYNSDDGKRVEAIFKYLVLGSFIGAFYLLGTVLIYGATQTTNLTEISTYISTHSGNDLALVYIGITLILFTFLFKIAAFPFQSWLLDVYRGAPMIITAYMASVFKIAIFSFFLRVFLQDITSIIDFWDSIMYVIVILTLVFGTWLAITQKIVKRMLAASSIVHTGYLLLAFLAVGQNSQAAYATMFYLIAYLLSAIGSFGLVSHINSETRVRVTYDDFKGLSKERPFLAAMMTIFLLSLAGIPSTIGFIGKFYVFTEAIDAGFTSLAVLAIIATIISVYYYFKLIAVMYFYPANASCESEGFNDKRVSTYAIAFIAILTVLGGIGSAIVFFIPIPGIDTMIEIAQMSVQSLMMK, from the coding sequence ATGAATCAATTAATATTTTTAATGCCAATTTTAACGGTTTTAGTAGCTAGTATTGTTTTAATGCTATTAAGTATGTATGATAGATTTAGTACAAAATATTTCATTGCTTTATCTTCTATATTTTTAATTATTGCACTTGGTTTTTCAATAGGAACACTTACAAATGAATATTCAATAAAAGTATATAATGATATATTCAATAATGCTTTAATTTTTGATTCATTCTCTAATTTCTTTACAATATTATTAATTGCTGGTACGTTGTTAACTATACTAATTGGTGAACACTATTTTCTTCATAGAAAATATTTTAGAGGTGAATTCTTTACTATTTTAATGTTTGCACTATTTGGTATGATTTTATTAGGAAATGCGAATGAATTAGTTACTGCTTTTATTGCATTAGAAATCGCATCTTTTTCTATTTACGTGATGGTTGGATACAATAGTGATGATGGTAAAAGAGTTGAAGCAATTTTTAAATATCTAGTATTAGGTTCTTTTATTGGAGCATTTTATTTATTAGGAACTGTTTTAATATATGGTGCTACTCAAACAACAAATTTAACAGAAATCTCAACATATATTTCTACACATTCCGGAAATGATTTAGCATTAGTTTATATTGGAATAACGTTGATTTTATTTACTTTTCTTTTTAAAATTGCAGCATTCCCATTCCAATCTTGGTTACTTGATGTTTATCGAGGTGCACCAATGATTATTACTGCATATATGGCATCTGTATTTAAAATTGCTATTTTCTCTTTCTTCTTAAGAGTATTTTTACAAGATATAACATCAATAATTGATTTTTGGGATTCAATTATGTATGTAATTGTAATCTTAACTTTAGTATTTGGTACTTGGTTGGCAATTACACAAAAAATAGTAAAAAGAATGCTTGCTGCATCATCAATAGTTCATACTGGATATTTACTACTTGCATTTTTAGCAGTGGGTCAAAATTCACAAGCAGCTTATGCAACTATGTTTTATTTAATTGCATATTTATTATCAGCTATTGGATCTTTTGGTTTAGTTTCACATATTAACTCAGAAACAAGAGTTAGAGTTACATATGATGATTTTAAAGGATTATCAAAAGAGAGACCTTTTCTTGCAGCAATGATGACAATATTCCTTTTAAGTTTAGCAGGTATTCCTTCAACTATTGGATTTATTGGTAAGTTTTATGTATTTACTGAAGCAATTGATGCTGGTTTTACAAGTTTAGCTGTACTAGCAATTATTGCAACTATTATTTCAGTTTACTACTATTTTAAGCTTATAGCTGTAATGTACTTTTACCCAGCAAATGCATCTTGTGAAAGTGAAGGATTTAATGATAAAAGAGTTTCAACTTACGCAATTGCATTTATTGCAATATTAACTGTTTTAGGTGGTATTGGTAGTGCAATCGTATTTTTTATACCTATTCCTGGAATTGACACAATGATAGAAATTGCACAAATGTCTGTTCAATCACTTATGATGAAATAA
- a CDS encoding fumarate reductase cytochrome b subunit: protein MSDLIEGYIGTTTERKKSRLPAKLDYLQSATGLFLALFMWAHMLLVSSILISKDFMYGVTKALEGSFIVEGGNPIFVSIVVAVIFVIFITHAALGMRKLPGNFKQYQVIKAHSKNMGHDDTKLWFIQAFTGFAMFFLGSVHLYIMLSHPGDIGPYASSDRVVSDWMWPLYILLLLAVEFHGTIGLYRLCVKWGWFDGNNPKETRKALKKVKWALTVFFLVLGFATLAAYIKIGLEHKADYGKRYVPTAQVLKIDNNGRLA, encoded by the coding sequence ATGAGTGACCTAATAGAAGGTTATATTGGTACTACTACGGAAAGAAAGAAGAGTCGTCTTCCAGCTAAACTTGATTATCTTCAAAGTGCAACTGGATTATTTCTTGCTCTTTTCATGTGGGCTCATATGCTATTAGTATCTTCGATATTAATTAGCAAAGATTTTATGTATGGGGTTACAAAGGCTTTAGAAGGAAGCTTTATTGTTGAAGGGGGGAATCCAATTTTTGTTTCAATAGTAGTGGCTGTTATTTTTGTTATTTTCATTACACATGCTGCATTAGGGATGAGAAAACTACCTGGTAATTTTAAACAATACCAAGTAATTAAAGCTCACTCAAAAAATATGGGGCATGATGATACAAAACTTTGGTTTATTCAAGCATTTACTGGTTTTGCTATGTTCTTCTTAGGTTCTGTACACTTATACATTATGTTAAGTCATCCAGGAGATATTGGTCCATATGCAAGTTCTGATAGAGTTGTAAGTGATTGGATGTGGCCTTTATATATTCTATTATTATTAGCAGTAGAATTTCATGGTACAATTGGTTTATATAGACTATGTGTGAAATGGGGTTGGTTTGATGGGAATAACCCTAAAGAGACTAGAAAAGCATTAAAAAAAGTAAAATGGGCATTAACAGTATTTTTCTTAGTATTAGGTTTTGCTACTCTTGCTGCATATATCAAAATTGGTTTAGAGCATAAAGCTGACTATGGAAAAAGATATGTTCCAACTGCACAAGTTTTAAAAATTGATAACAATGGGAGGCTAGCTTAA